A genomic region of Fundulus heteroclitus isolate FHET01 chromosome 24, MU-UCD_Fhet_4.1, whole genome shotgun sequence contains the following coding sequences:
- the xirp2a gene encoding xin actin-binding repeat-containing protein 2 isoform X1: MEIQSGNGEEAASSTSVLFFCGPSRPQVAASDEPALREDPRAAKRVERFDIQLDSLRRMFEKPSAATTEVAATPLAKKVTSSSSAQAVQSTHQSMASPQDAPHCASRSSSGRSEERAENQEAEPVSVKERLAMYQAAVSGKESGSSSSAAVMDESEACSVPGGLATVKRQFESHEFSSSSSQSTVTQFHVQKRSVQEMSSSSEVMVKSSARETIPATSLSRHEVIHDHGVHHNNVAAGYGNHYNETVTLVDGEDLPKVSTQALKQQYEKTIEEAAPAKEIKVDVDFNQFQWAPVNQSSRTSTVTSYDSSSTVKTASAIASTSSVAYETEQFPPPPANLMQVTQDHSVTSQSQEKGSQQKFTLDKKQYFKHKSMAELKRLYKHIHPEVRKNLEEDFMSQLTESEKAALESQETVGDVQQTCYMFENDGSSSECSSPDREYMEWEEILKGEVQSMRWMFENKPLDTIKDDSPDESEGKNIGQQEIIAGKDVRYTAWMFETQPMDALGAETADATQESQKQTDLARGDVRTATWLFETQPLDCLNRIYQEEQESEGVVTKDITGGDVKTARYLFETQHLDSLGKTETIEESHFLNLKSELEETKGDVKTTTCMFETQPMCVIRGDSGEMLEITTIRREETEKGDVTTSRWMFETQPLDMINRDPAKVKLICGISMEDNVQGGVNKGRWLFETKTLDTIKDEEWETSRNEKEQIIGADVKRHCLVFETQPMDTLKDDANARPLTPEEIVGGDVQSTKHRFETVPMENLKELSEVGKLKKVIASEEEKGDVRHQKWVFESQPLESIREEKKEITRTVNIEALDKGDVTNYKERFETLDLSKCEGTQKIQVEGLPSGSVRSNRVLFESTPMYAMQDSSGHYHEVKTVRREEIVKGDVRSCRWMFETRPIDEFDESLNKFQIIKGISKQEIESGDVKTAKWLFETQPLDTIKFFSNFEDEEHKTKEDVVIEKGDVKTCRWLFETQPMDALYEKVEKSEADMQEVPKGDVKTCTWLFETQTLDNIRDHSESETETILKTCTVKQEDIQGKDVHMARFLFETENLENIMGEDSSSFRRVTEINIQSGDVSRMKYIFENRSTDIMSSTSEETMLKLKKQQAEDIQRGNVVNCTWMFENQSIDAICDDSTKAREIRTITDVQGGDVDKGRFIFETYSLDQIKDESTETNISKFTNIFGDEIVKGDVKNYTMMFETQPLYAIRDKEGHYHEVTTVTKEEIMTGDVVGARWLFETKPLDSIRDSEEVYVIKAVTEEGINKGDVSSARWKFETQPLDEITEEIKVRSKTVADIQGGDVKTNKQLFETDEMSQKYVRTVSVSEIQKGDVRSATWMFETRTIDEIRGESEEYDAMERVTKEEVMKGDVKESVWLFERHPLDRIKETDGTEPAVIKEEIPQADVKTTTWLFETTPFHEFNESSVERTEIIGKSIKETLEELYCQKMVNSQGILIEADEIGDVRMAKYKLMNQEVPQIQKEEVLRGDLSNIMMNLLNRTETQRVITIDKEERGDINTTVKQLFNQEKGTSVQKEVVIRGDIQEAINNLLKTEGSSKRGILIQEDEKGDVKMTIYSLLNKEQRTSIGKEDIIQGNVSKTLHRLLSNSGEEDSKKIRIGETERGNVSFYTTCIESGALDYLKQLKSESDEVHEEVQKESIIGGDIEETKLLLRRNQQQIGRTVAEDDIVPGDVHSTVKVFMTEPTVSYKNLEKDIVKGDLTAALDSLTQAINQKVIVEKEEVVKGDIPNTLKSLEEARRQAKEMEKPEIIKGDIRGALESLEKSATSKTEATVDDLVPGNIKGTLKCLEEAKQAVKELEKEEIVKGDIYTAMQNLNEATSEKKSYQHQVSEQGDVKATIQLLLEPTTSPKMQRRGSIEGDVRTSIKSLYEGQEMTQVEKEEVVKGDVKGAIKSLLQRKQYSNKKRTHPPKKAKVSVKNPSSVKQVEHESSHEAMSENVALTPTPTVKNLSQSSESQRHTQRHHESKSLKTQVITQEDHSDAVVKTDNPAGASHQKSTKEQKDKVLPPHKIQAPKPIMIKNTQKTINDQTENKAAGVTLMKEVQNTTQMNISNRQTCETKTIKQVQTSVTEKSVMHKQNVVVSEQISQKQMESKALGQKQLFKNLKSDHCNLDMKGRGVVKKSKPEIHFPPPPASPPPPSESELSLPPPPSPVTESSASPSSWPHLMRQDSDLPPPPPPPPVECMKSEPEYFPPPPPPPAPSSAGGHDFLPPPPSQQELNEMPQLPPPKQGKPIGKPLFKVPKQPEPQKQPIQVKPKWQKKQPTPPPPPPQLPPVQETAVSTVHKEEVKVQEVKQEAIQQTEARSQSKTAAVSSTRISSIPVVKPEQKQSPQPPKKVFVPPIKLPPPPDPAPAPKDRPYARKFITPLMLAEERYRQQRQEEEEKIKVLTPTSPQINIQSSAPSAELFAADGAKREAALEVAKAKSEEEIKAQDSPAKKTPSQIPLSKASISVINKKSALASSNVSLDKKQVSSTEASEKALTSTNTSVSQSHHEASEKEIQSCSNAVAVSVTEQQQFIKKSSTRSSIATQSAVRDNVNLQSQAAVTLRTEDVKNMNVPLTQEGKTSPSQPTKIPKVAPSFKVKTLKMPTEKTEEKSDSLGQKEIMKSETHSQTEKSQASQRVESKVHLESDQLTSARTEVKIKAKENKKQLPTPAREIEAKAHAKERKQVAKNETEVKLSPSVTVSAPVAMVTSVPTHQGQNLVSVSHSQQSVKTEHIQRHKEVIVTERVVQQDLQKQEVVRAQQQTKLQATETTKMQLKAGKSKDESKEVLAKTTSKASHKSDAQSKEIADSEKCSVIQKLVGRIKELEGTPSKLDSNSVRTVIDEVPEWVMGSDEKKNFSELAKQQSKKKLREMMAYVKHIIQTKFAVLETNLTTVEKEVKEEIEPPVPSPVPPTVPPKPDVKVFSRATAKVSKASSGSFKTEKKVVEEKRSFQESRVHQDLSEVTDQRISSPLASIRTPSPTFITIESRRVDSPFGVTPSPPPYKSVGTPPTPPRRTYTPTSTFSRATPSPTLSRSEKLMKLRDTTSKLSRGMTPPSPVPLPEYFAVERERTPSLSDTETVVDRSELGAVDITEMVDSMMTVKDKKSFFEEAQKAEVNKMYARKDPIDIPERLGPDTEDTTETVALDLMKEDLPRVDLSKLVNRFESPQPKVYSRKDPIVISERLGSDTEDTEAEAHTPRTEDIPVFNVKAIKDVFETGEHGSQAARVLREQIERREPEPIGHTETTSLTEHICSVDDFGNVSQETRSEMHSGSLLTRGSPPSYADVVRGRVPTVSVPPEASTEEMLKSFQQSWAESQGVFQNLGFSVTEQRTSQTITHQQETFVTENSNSRVRTVQGVSEEGVPHGIPDRRQTKLP, translated from the exons GTGCGAGTAGGTCCAGCTCCGGACGTTCCGAGGAGAGGGCCGAGAACCAGGAGGCCGAGCCGGTGTCGGTGAAGGAGCGGCTGGCGATGTATCAGGCCGCCGTGTCCGGCAAGGAAAGCGGCAGCTCCTCCTCTGCAGCG GTAATGGACGAGTCTGAGGCTTGCTCAGTGCCTGGTGGTCTGGCCACTGTGAAGAGGCAGTTTGAGAGCCACGAGTTCTCCTCTTCGTCCTCCCAGTCCACCGTCACCCAGTTTCATGTTCAGAAGAGATCGGTCCAG GAAATGTCAAGTTCCTCAGAGGTGATGGTGAAAAGCAGCGCCAGAGAGACGATTCCAGCAACGAGCCTTTCTCGACACGAG GTGATCCATGATCATGGAGTCCACCATAACAATGTGGCCGCCGGTTATGGGAACCATTACAACGAAACAG TTACGCTTGTCGACGGAGAGGACCTACCAAAGGTTTCCACTCAGGCTTTGAAGCAACAGTATGAAAAAACGATCGAGGAAGCCGCACCAGCGAAGGAAATTAAG GTTGACGTTGATTTCAACCAGTTTCAGTGGGCGCCAGTAAACCAGTCATCCAGAACTTCAACTGTAACAAGTTATGACTCATCTTCCACTGTAAAAACTGCTTCTGCGATCGCATCAACATCATCTGTGGCTTATGAGACAGAACAATTCCCTCCCCCACCCGCAAACCTGATGCAGGTAACACAAGACCATAGCGTCACTTCCCAGTCCCAAGAGAAAGGCTCCCAACAAAAGTTTACTCTTGACAAGAAACAGTACTTCAAACACAAGAGCATGGCTGAGCTGAAACGCCTCTACAAGCACATACATCCGGAAGTGCGCAAGAACCTTGAGGAAGACTTCATGAGTCAGCTAACAGAGTCGGAAAAGGCTGCGCTGGAAAGCCAGGAAACTGTGGGTGATGTCCAGCAGACATGCTATATGTTTGAAAATGACGGCAGCAGCAGCGAATGCTCAAGCCCCGACAGAGAATACATGGAGTGGGAAGAAATCCTCAAAGGGGAAGTGCAGTCAATGCGCTGGATGTTCGAAAACAAGCCGCTTGACACGATCAAAGATGACTCTCCGGACGAAAGTGAGGGGAAGAATATCGGCCAGCAGGAAATCATAGCAGGCAAAGATGTCAGATACACAGCTTGGATGTTTGAGACTCAACCCATGGACGCTCTTGGGGCAGAGACTGCAGATGCAACCCAGGAGTCGCAGAAACAGACGGATCTCGCACGAGGGGATGTCCGCACCGCAACCTGGCTTTTTGAAACTCAGCCACTTGATTGCCTGAACAGGATCTACCAAGAGGAGCAGGAGAGCGAGGGGGTTGTCACCAAAGACATCACTGGCGGAGATGTGAAAACGGCCAGGTACCTCTTTGAGACCCAGCACCTGGATTCTCTGGGTAAAACGGAAACTATTGAGGAGAGCCACTTCCTGAATCTGAAGTCTGAGCTCGAAGAGACAAAGGGGGATGTGAAGACAACCACTTGTATGTTTGAGACACAGCCTATGTGCGTCATCAGGGGAGATTCTGGTGAAATGCTGGAAATTACAACCATCCGTCGGGAAGAGACTGAGAAAGGAGATGTGACGACATCGCGGTGGATGTTTGAAACCCAGCCTCTGGATATGATCAACAGAGATCCGGCAAAAGTAAAGCTGATATGTGGTATTTCCATGGAGGACAACGTTCAAGGTGGCGTGAACAAAGGCAGGTGGCTTTTTGAAACAAAGACTCTTGACACCATTAAGGATGAGGAATGGGAGACTTCCCGAAATGAGAAGGAACAAATAATCGGAGCAGATGTCAAAAGACACTGTCTAGTTTTTGAGACTCAGCCTATGGATACACTGAAAGATGATGCCAATGCCCGACCTTTGACCCCAGAGGAGATTGTAGGAGGAGATGTTCAGTCAACCAAACATCGATTTGAAACGGTACCCATGGAAAATTTAAAAGAGCTCTCAGAAGTGGGAAAACTTAAGAAAGTGATTGCCTCTGAGGAAGAGAAGGGTGACGTGAGACATCAGAAATGGGTCTTTGAAAGCCAGCCGCTGGAGAGCATACGGGAGGAAAAGAAGGAGATTACAAGAACAGTGAACATCGAAGCCCTTGACAAAGGAGACGTCACAAACTACAAAGAGAGATTTGAAACCTTAGATTTAAGTAAGTGTGAAGGGACACAGAAAATCCAAGTAGAAGGCCTCCCAAGTGGATCTGTTAGGTCCAACAGAGTGCTGTTTGAATCCACTCCAATGTATGCTATGCAGGACAGCTCGGGTCACTACCATGAGGTGAAGACCGTGAGGCGCGAGGAAATTGTGAAGGGAGATGTGCGCAGCTGTAGGTGGATGTTTGAAACGCGTCCAATTGATGAGTTTGATGAAAGCCTCAATAAGTTCCAGATCATAAAAGGGATTTCCAAGCAGGAGATTGAGTCTGGGGATGTCAAAACAGCCAAGTGGTTGTTTGAAACACAGCCACTCGACACTATCAAGTTTTTCAGTAATTTTGAGGATGAAGAACATAAGACTAAGGAAGACGTCGTCATTGAAAAAGGGGATGTTAAAACTTGCAGGTGGCTATTTGAGACCCAACCAATGGATGCTCTGTATGAAAAAGTGGAAAAGAGTGAGGCGGACATGCAGGAAGTGCCAAAAGGTGACGTGAAAACATGCACTTGGCTGTTTGAAACCCAGACACTCGACAACATTCGTGACCACTCAGAGTCAGAAACTGAGACGATTCTAAAGACCTGCACTGTAAAGCAAGAGGACATTCAAGGGAAGGACGTGCACATGGCTCGCTTCCTGTTTGAAACAGAGAACCTGGAAAACATCATGGGTGAGGACAGCAGTTCTTTCAGGAGGGTCACAGAGATCAACATCCAGTCTGGTGACGTTTCCAGGATGAAATACATCTTCGAGAATCGCTCCACTGATATTATGAGCTCTACGTCAGAAGAAACGATGCTGAAGCTGAAGAAGCAACAGGCTGAGGATATCCAACGAGGAAACGTGGTTAACTGTACCTGGATGTTTGAAAACCAGTCAATAGACGCGATCTGTGACGACAGCACCAAGGCGAGGGAGATCCGCACCATAACTGACGTTCAGGGAGGTGACGTGGACAAGGGCCGCTTTATTTTTGAGACATACTCTCTGGATCAAATCAAAGATGAGTCCACCGagacaaatatttcaaaattcACTAATATCTTTGGAGATGAGATCGTAAAAGGAGATGTGAAAAATTACACAATGATGTTTGAAACTCAGCCGCTGTATGCCATCCGTGATAAGGAGGGCCATTATCATGAAGTGACAACTGtaacaaaagaagaaatcatgACAGGAGATGTGGTGGGGGCTCGATGGCTGTTTGAGACAAAACCCCTGGATTCAATCAGAGATTCAGAGGAGGTCTATGTCATTAAAGCTGTGACTGAGGAAGGCATTAATAAGGGAGACGTTAGCTCTGCTAGGTGGAAATTTGAAACACAACCTCTAGACGAAATCacagaggaaataaaagtaagGTCAAAAACAGTCGCAGATATCCAAGGGGGTGAtgtaaagacaaacaaacagctatTTGAGACGGATGAGATGTCTCAAAAGTACGTCAGAACAGTTAGTGTGAGTGAAATTCAGAAAGGCGACGTCAGATCTGCAACATGGATGTTTGAAACCCGCACAATCGACGAGATCCGCGGCGAAAGTGAAGAGTACGATGCAATGGAGAGAGTGACAAAGGAGGAAGTGATGAAAGGGGATGTTAAAGAGTCTGTGTGGCTCTTTGAGAGGCACCCCCTAGACCGAATCAAAGAGACTGATGGTACAGAGCCTGCTGTGATAAAGGAGGAAATCCCACAGGCAGATGTGAAGACGACTACATGGCTGTTTGAAACCACTCCATTCCATGAATTCAACGAAAGCAGTGTGGAGAGGACGGAAATAATCGGTAAGAGTATAAAGGAGACACTTGAGGAACTTTACTGTCAGAAAATGGTGAACTCCCAGGGTATCCTCATTGAAGCAGATGAAATTGGTGACGTCCGCATGGCCAAGTACAAGCTCATGAACCAGGAGGTTCCACAAATCCAAAAGGAGGAGGTCCTTAGAGGAGATCTGAGCAATATAATGATGAACCTACTGAATcgcacagagacacagagggtCATAACTATTGATAAAGAGGAGCGAGGAGACATCAACACCACCGTCAAACAGCTGTTTAACCAGGAGAAGGGCACAAGTGTTCAGAAAGAGGTAGTCATTCGAGGTGATATTCAAGAGGCAATAAACAACCTGCTCAAGACTGAAGGCTCCTCCAAGCGTGGCATTCTGATACAAGAAGATGAAAAAGGAGATGTTAAGATGACGATCTATTCTCTACTAAATAAGGAGCAACGTACAAGTATTGGGAAAGAGGATATAATTCAAGGTAATGTCAGCAAAACTCTTCACCGTCTTCTGTCCAACTCAGGCGAAGAGGACTCTAAAAAGATACGGATTGGAGAAACTGAAAGGGGTAATGTCAGCTTTTACACCACCTGCATTGAGTCTGGAGCCTTGGACTACCTCAAACAGCTTAAGTCTGAATCTGATGAGGTTCACGAAGAGGTGCAGAAGGAGAGTATCATTGGTGGCGACATCGAAGAGACCAAACTCTTGTTGCGGAGGAATCAGCAGCAGATAGGCCGCACAGTGGCAGAAGATGACATAGTTCCAGGTGATGTTCACAGCACTGTTAAAGTATTCATGACAGAGCCCACTGTTTCCTACAAAAATCTAGAGAAGGACATAGTTAAAGGTGATCTTACTGCAGCCCTCGATTCGTTGACCCAAGCCATCAATCAGAAAGTGATTGTAGAGAAAGAGGAGGTGGTCAAGGGGGATATTCCCAACACTTTGAAATCTCTTGAGGAGGCCAGGAGACAAGCCAAGGAAATGGAAAAGCCTGAAATCATTAAGGGTGACATAAGAGGTGCTCTTGAATCACTGGAGAAATCTGCGACCTCCAAAACAGAAGCAACAGTCGACGATTTAGTCCCTGGCAATATCAAAGGGACCCTGAAATGCCTAGAGGAGGCTAAGCAAGCTGTCAAAGAGCTGGAAAAAGAGGAGATTGTCAAAGGAGACATTTACACGGCCATGCAAAATTTGAACGAGGCAACAAGCGAGAAAAAGTCCTACCAGCACCAAGTGAGCGAACAAGGGGATGTTAAAGCCACCATCCAGCTTCTGCTTGAGCCTACCACCTCTCCAAAAATGCAACGCAGAGGGAGCATTGAAGGGGATGTGAGAACATCCATAAAATCTCTTTACGAAGGCCAGGAGATGACgcaagtggaaaaagaagaggTCGTTAAAGGTGACGTTAAGGGGGCAATAAAGTCTCTGTTGCAAAGAAAACAGTATTCAAACAAGAAGCGCACACATCCTCCCAAGAAAGCAAAAGTGTCCGTGAAAAATCCATCAAGTGTAAAGCAAGTGGAGCATGAAAGCTCACATGAAGCCATGAGTGAGAATGTAGCACTCACTCCAACCCCCACTGTGAAAAACCTCTCTCAGAGCAGTGAGTCACAGAggcacacacagaggcaccatgAAAGCAAATCGCTGAAAACGCAGGTAATAACCCAAGAGGACCACTCTGATGCTGTAGTCAAAACAGACAATCCTGCTGGGGCCTCTCATCAGAAGAGCACAAAAGAGCAGAAAGACAAAGTGCTGCCCCCACACAAAATACAAGCTCCTAAGCCTATTATGATAAAGAATACACAGAAGACTATTAATGATCAAACAGAGAATAAAGCTGCGGGTGTGACTTTGATGAAAGAGGTGCAAAACACAACGCAGATGAATATTTCAAATAGGCAAACGTGCGAgacaaaaacaatcaaacagGTGCAGACTTCAGTGACCGAGAAGAGCGTCATGCATAAACAAAATGTGGTAGTCTCAGAGCAAATTTCACAAAAGCAAATGGAGAGCAAGGCTCTAGGACAAAAGCAGCTTTTCAAAAATCTGAAGAGTGATCACTGTAACCTGGATATGAAAGGGAGAGGAGTTGTCAAAAAGTCAAAGCCGGAGATTCActtccctcctcctcccgcCTCACCACCGCCACCCTCAGAGTCTGAGCTCTCCCTCCCTCCGCCGCCATCGCCAGTTACTGAGAGCTCAGCATCGCCCAGTTCCTGGCCTCATCTCATGAGGCAGGACAGTGACCTGCCACCTCCACCCCCTCCACCCCCTGTGGAATGCATGAAGTCTGAGCCAGAGTAttttcctccacctcctcctccaccagctCCATCCTCCGCAGGAGGACACGATTTTCTTCCTCCACCTCCATCACAGCAAGAGCTTAACGAAATGCCTCAACTTCCTCCTCCAAAGCAAGGGAAGCCTATTGGAAAGCCTTTATTTAAAGTCCCCAAGCAACCAGAACCACAGAAGCAGCCCATCCAAGTTAAACCCAAGTGGCAGAAAAAACAACCaacccctccaccacctccaccccAACTTCCTCCTGTTCAAGAGACAGCAGTGTCGACCGTCCATAAAGAGGAGGTTAAAGTTCAAGAGGTGAAACAGGAAGCAATCCAACAGACTGAAGCAAGGAGTCAGTCTAAAACAGCTGCGGTTTCGTCAACAAGAATTTCAAGCATTCCTGTTGTAAAaccagagcagaaacaaagtccACAGCCTCCCAAAAAAGTGTTCGTCCCCCCCATCAAACTGCCTCCACCTCCAGACCCTGCTCCAGCCCCAAAGGACCGGCCATACGCTAGAAAATTTATAACCCCTCTCATGCTTGCAGAGGAAAGGTATCGCCAGCAAAGgcaagaggaagaggaaaagaTCAAAGTCTTGACTCCAACTTCACCGCAAATTAATATACAATCCTCAGCTCCCAGTGCAGAACTCTTTGCAGCAGACGGCGCTAAAAGAGAAGCGGCTTTGGAAGTCGCAAAAGCCAAGAGTGAGGAAGAAATAAAGGCACAAGACTCACCTGCCAAGAAAACCCCTTCCCAAATCCCTTTGAGCAAAGCGTCAATctcagtaataaataaaaagtcagcCCTTGCATCTTCAAATGTGTCCTTAGATAAAAAGCAAGTTTCCAGCACTGAGGCCAGTGAAAAAGCCCTCACGTCAACCAATACCTCTGTGTCTCAGTCTCATCACGAGGCCTCAGAAAAAGAAATCCAGTCATGCTCAAACGCGGTTGCCGTCTCAGTCACTGAGCAGCAGCAGTTTATCAAGAAATCTAGCACCAGGTCTAGCATTGCCACACAGAGCGCTGTCCGGGATAATGTAAATCTGCAAAGCCAGGCTGCGGTCACATTGAGAACAGAGGATGTAAAGAATATGAATGTGCCTCTGACACAGGAGGGAAAAACGAGTCCCTCTCAGCCAACTAAAATTCCAAAGGTAGCTCCGAGTTTCAAAGTAAAAACGTTGAAAATGCCAACAGAGAAGACAGAAGAGAAGTCTGACAGTTTGGGGCAAAAGGAAATAatgaaaagtgaaactcattcaCAAACAGAGAAAAGTCAGGCGTCACAGAGAGTTGAATCGAAAGTGCATTTGGAAAGTGACCAGCTTACCTCAGCAAGAACTGAGGTGAAAATAAAAgcgaaagaaaataaaaaacagttgcCGACACCCGCGAGGGAGATTGAAGCGAAGGCTCACGCAAAGGAGAGAAAGCAGGTGGCAAAAAATGAGACTGAAGTAAAGTTGTCGCCATCGGTTACTGTTTCAGCACCTGTGGCTATGGTAACATCTGTGCCAACCCATCAAGGACAAAACCTTGTGTCTGTCTCCCATAGCCAGCAGAGCGTGAAGACAGAGCACATTCAGAGACACAAGGAGGTTATTGTGACTGAGAGGGTGGTTCAGCAGGATCTACAAAAGCAGGAGGTCGTTCGCGCGCAACAGCAAACCAAGCTTCAAGCCACAGAAACAACTAAAATGCAACTGAAGGCAGGAAAGTCAAAAGATGAGTCAAAGGAAGTGTTGGCGAAAACTACGAGTAAAGCATCTCACAAAAGTGACGCTCAGTCTAAAGAGATCGCAGATTCAGAGAAGTGCAGTGTGATCCAGAAGCTGGTCGGCAGGATAAAAGAACTCGAGGGCACGCCAAGCAAACTAGATTCCAACTCTGTCAGGACAGTTATAGATGAGGTTCCTGAATGGGTAATGGGCtcagatgaaaaaaagaatTTCAGTGAACTTGCTAAACAGCAAAGCAAGAAAAAGCTGAGAGAGATGATGGCTTATGTGAAGCACATTATTCAGACAAAATTTGCAGTTTTGGAGACAAACCTCACAACAGTGGAAAAGGAAGTGAAGGAAGAAATAGAACCACCTGTTCCTTCGCCGGTGCCTCCCACTGTGCCTCCGAAACCAGACGTGAAGGTCTTCAGTAGGGCAACTGCAAAGGTGTCGAAGGCCAGCAGCGGTTCGTTCAAGACAGAAAAGAAGGTGGTGGAAGAGAAGAGGTCATTTCAGGAGAGCAGAGTCCATCAGGACCTGAGTGAAGTGACCGATCAGAGAATTTCCTCCCCCTTAGCGAGCATTCGTACACCATCCCCTACTTTTATTACAATTGAATCAAGAAGAGTGGATTCTCCGTTTGGAGTGACACCTTCTCCTCCCCCCTACAAGTCAGTTGGAACACCACCGACCCCTCCTCGCAGAACGTATACTCCTACGTCTACTTTCAGCAGGGCCACACCATCTCCCACTCTTAGCCGCTCTGAAAAGCTAATGAAATTGAGGGATACCACCTCAAAACTTTCGCGTGGAATGACACCACCCTCCCCTGTGCCCTTACCGGAGTATTTTGCCGTTGAAAGAGAGCGCACGCCGTCGCTTAGCGACACGGAGACCGTTGTTGACAGAAGCGAGCTAGGAGCGGTGGACATTACAGAGATGGTGGATTCCATGATGACGGTTAAGGACAAAAAGTCTTTCTTTGAGGAGGCGCAAAAGGCTGAAGTGAATAAGATGTATGCCAGGAAGGATCCCATTGACATCCCTGAACGTTTGGGACCTGATACGGAGGACACCACTGAGACCGTGGCCTTGGACCTTATGAAAGAAGATCTCCCAAGGGTTGATTTATCAAAGCTGGTGAACAGATTTGAGTCTCCCCAACCCAAAGTTTACTCAAGAAAGGATCCCATTGTCATATCCGAGAGACTGGGGAGTGATACTGAGGATACAGAAGCCGAAGCGCATACTCCAAGAACTGAAGACATCCCTGTTTTCAATGTCAAAGCAATAAAGGACGTGTTTGAGACAGGAGAGCATGGTTCCCAAGCAGCCCGAGTGCTTAGAGAACAGATAGAACGGCGAGAACCTGAACCCATTGGTCACACGGAAACAACTTCGCTCACTGAGCACATTTGCAGTGTCGACGACTTCGGTAACGTGTCACAAGAGACAAGGAGTGAGATGCATTCTGGGAGTTTGCTGACCCGTGGTAGCCCTCCATCCTATGCCGATGTAGTGAGGGGTAGAGTTCCAACTGTCTCTGTCCCGCCCGAAGCCTCCACGGAGGAAATGCTGAAAAGTTTCCAGCAGTCATGGGCGGAGAGCCAAGGAGTTTTCCAGAACCTGGGTTTTAGTGTCACGGAGCAGAGGACTTCCCAGACTATAACACACCAGCAGGAGACCTTTGTGACGG AAAACTCGAATTCCAGAGTCCGAACTGTGCAGGGTGTGTCGGAAGAGGGTGTACCCCATGGAATCCCTGATCGCAGACAAACAAAACTTCCATAA